The sequence below is a genomic window from Streptomyces sp. V1I1.
TTGGGCGTGATCGCCGTGCCGTCGGGCAGCGTGCCGCCGAGCAGATAGGTGGCGACGGCCCACGGCGACAGCTGCCAGCCGACCGGCCGCGGCCGGTCGTCGGCCGCGGCGAGCGCCTTGAGTTCCTCGGCGAATGCGTCCTCGGCATGCGGTCGCAGAGCCTCGGCCCCGGTGGCTGCGCCTGCGGTCGCGCCGGTTTCGGACACGGTCATGGATCCCCCTCCAGATCGTTCGACCCGATGTGGGATCCACCGTGCACCATGCCACTGACAATCGACCGTCGCCGCAGGTCAGGACCTCAATGGCCAGGATTCGACCGGGAGTTACGGGAGTTACTCCACGATCGGGGAGACCGCGATGCAACCGGCCGCGGCGGCCAGGCCCGCGCCCTTCTCCTCCTTGATGACCTTGCCCTTGTACGTGATCTTGCAGCTGACCTCGGAGCCGGTGATGTCCGCGGCAACCGGCATGACGGCGGGCGGCATGATGCCGCGCAGCGTGACCGTCTTCTTCCACGGCAGCGAGGGCTTCTGCACCGTCTCGATCTCCGGCTCCATCGCCTTGCCGCCACCGCCGTGGAAGTCGATCGAGTCGACGTTCTTCCCGGTCACCTCGTACGTGACTTCGTACGTCTCGTTCGTGGCCTTGTCTACGGCGTCGACGGCGTCGGAGCAGGCGGAGAGGCCGAGCGTGAGGCCGGAAACGGCGACGGCGCAGACGGCGGCGCGGATGGTGCGGTTCATATGGAATCCCCCCGGATCCTGAGGCTGAGCCCTCCAGCCAATCACAAAGGGAAGGTAGGGCCAAGATGCTGTCGGGCGCGCGAATCCGCAGGTCAGAACCGATTGTCAGTGGTGGCCCGTAGCGTCTTCAGCATGCTGCGATCTAACGGGGGAGAACCCTCGAACGCCCCGGAGCAGGGGGTGCGCTGGACGTCGGATCAGGTGCTGGCACTGGCTCCTGACGATGCGTCGCGCAGAGCGGGAAACAGACTAGGCGCGGCCGGGCCGTGGTCCGGCGCGGGCAGCAGCGGCTCGGGGGCCGTGTGGGGCCTGTGCAAGGGCAGCGGCAGCAAGCCGTACCAGACGGTCGTCGACACCACGGGCCCGGCCTACAAATGCAGTTGCCCGAGCCGGAAGTTCCCGTGCAAGCACGCGCTGGGGCTGCTGCTGCTCTGGGCTGCGGACGAGGGCGCCGCACCGGTCTCCACCACGCCGGACTGGGCCGAGGAATGGCTTGAAGCGCGCAGAAAGCGCGCCACGGACAAGGAAGAGAGCGACGCGGGCGCGGGACAGCCCGCGAAGACCGCCGACCCCGAGGCGGCCAGGCGCCGGGCCGAGCGCCGGGCGGGGCGGATCACCGCGGGGGCCACGGAGCTGGAACAGCGGCTCACGGATCTGCTGCGCGGCGGCCTGGCCGCGGCCGAACAGAGGGGGTACGAACTGTGGGAGGAGACCGCGGCTCGCATGGTCGACGCTCAGGCACCCGGACTGGCGGGACGGGTGCGGGAGTTGGGCGCGATTCCGGGCTCGGGGCCGGGCTGGCCCGTGCGGCTGCTGGAGGAATGCGCGCTGATCCATCTGCTGGACGAGGCGTGGCTCGGGCTGGAGAAGCTGCCGGACCCGTTGGCCGCGACGGTCCGCACCCGGGTCGGCCTCACCTCGCCCGCCGAGGGCCCGCCGGTCCGGGACGGCTGGCTGATCCTGGCCCAGTACGACTCCTCGGACGGGAAGATCACCACGCGCCGTA
It includes:
- a CDS encoding MmpS family transport accessory protein, whose protein sequence is MNRTIRAAVCAVAVSGLTLGLSACSDAVDAVDKATNETYEVTYEVTGKNVDSIDFHGGGGKAMEPEIETVQKPSLPWKKTVTLRGIMPPAVMPVAADITGSEVSCKITYKGKVIKEEKGAGLAAAAGCIAVSPIVE
- a CDS encoding SWIM zinc finger family protein translates to MLRSNGGEPSNAPEQGVRWTSDQVLALAPDDASRRAGNRLGAAGPWSGAGSSGSGAVWGLCKGSGSKPYQTVVDTTGPAYKCSCPSRKFPCKHALGLLLLWAADEGAAPVSTTPDWAEEWLEARRKRATDKEESDAGAGQPAKTADPEAARRRAERRAGRITAGATELEQRLTDLLRGGLAAAEQRGYELWEETAARMVDAQAPGLAGRVRELGAIPGSGPGWPVRLLEECALIHLLDEAWLGLEKLPDPLAATVRTRVGLTSPAEGPPVRDGWLILAQYDSSDGKITTRRIWLYGRGSGRTALLLSFGAAGRSPQQALPVGLMIDAELTAYAGAGQLRVDLGEQFGAPVPIGSPPPGGPAAAALDAYGKALRDDPWLDSWPVTLSGVIPTQAGEGWQLADADGESALPIAPGALSRPGLWKLVALSGGGPLTVFGECGHQGFTPLAAWAARSEDATGPAETIPLI